Proteins found in one Quercus robur chromosome 2, dhQueRobu3.1, whole genome shotgun sequence genomic segment:
- the LOC126713062 gene encoding anthocyanidin 5,3-O-glucosyltransferase-like produces the protein MLLVDIPGLPPVRVSDMPKITFDPTTKMYEYFLNTATHMANSNGLVLNVFDLLETKAIEAISSGLCVPDGPTPPIFCIGPLISNTDQDGEEHECLNWLNSQPSRSVVFLCFGSLGSFSEKQVKEIAVGLENSGQRFLWVVRNPPPDTDKDPNLDELLPTGFLERTKDKGFMVKQWAPQVAVLSHDLVGGFVTHCGWNSVLEAVWCGVPMVGWPLYAEQRLNRVVLVTETKLALELNESEDGFVSATELEKRVKELMDSEVGTKLRERVSGLRDEAVSAVKEGGSSHVALAKLAEVWRQN, from the coding sequence ATGCTTCTTGTTGATATTCCTGGTTTACCTCCTGTCCGGGTTTCAGACATGCCCAAAATTACGTTCGATCCCACCACTAAAATGTACGAATATTTTCTTAACACTGCAACCCACATGGCCAATTCAAATGGACTTGTTCTAAACGTGTTCGACTTGCTCGAAACAAAAGCTATCGAGGCAATCTCTAGTGGACTATGTGTCCCAGATGGACCAACTCCGCCAATTTTCTGTATTGGACCTTTGATATCAAACACCGATCAAGATGGAGAAGAGCACGAGTGTTTGAATTGGCTAAACTCACAACCGAGTCGAAGCGTTGTGTTTCTATGTTTCGGAAGCTTGGGATCATTTTCGGAGAAGCAGGTGAAAGAAATTGCGGTGGGTTTAGAAAATAGCGGTCAAAGATTTTTGTGGGTTGTGAGAAATCCACCACCAGATACGGATAAAGATCCAAACTTGGATGAATTGTTGCCAACGGGTTTCTTGGAAAGGACCAAAGATAAGGGATTTATGGTGAAACAATGGGCTCCACAGGTGGCAGTGCTGAGTCATGACTTAGTGGGAGGGTTTGTGACTCACTGTGGGTGGAACTCAGTGCTTGAAGCGGTCTGGTGTGGAGTGCCGATGGTTGGTTGGCCTTTGTACGCAGAGCAAAGGTTGAATAGGGTGGTTTTGGTGACGGAAACCAAGTTAGCTTTGGAGTTAAACGAGTCGGAAGATGGGTTTGTGAGTGCAACTGAGTTAGAGAAGCGAGTGAAGGAGTTAATGGATTCGGAAGTTGGGACAAAACTGAGAGAAAGGGTTTCGGGTTTGAGAGATGAAGCAGTGTCTGCTGTGAAAGAGGGTGGGTCCTCTCATGTTGCATTGGCGAAATTGGCTGAGGTGTGGCGGCAAAACTAA